In Dehalococcoidia bacterium, one genomic interval encodes:
- a CDS encoding MFS transporter: protein MTAPEVTAFAAGGADTGPERRGRNALAATVIAGHALKHLYLSGMQSIVLPEIKIAFGLSGTQLGTLATVRQFSGWATTMGAGYLGDRFSSRTGLMLAASMTLMGGAYFLVGLSSGFAFLFVALLLAGIGPSMYHPPAIGALSRKFPDRRALAISLHGTGGSVGEALGPVVASGLLLLLTWRGLLQLSLLPALVAAFLVWRVMSNLKLDEGGVESFLHYVRSLLTLLANKALLLLVLITALRSMGQSSITIFLPVYLREDLDYSATSVGLYLSLAQFVGIGSQPVMGYLSDRLGHKTVLLPAMAALGALCILLRFAEGEAALVLTVVALGAFLYSLHSIFISAAIGVVGESSQATTVSLIYAASFLGTLSPIVAGVLADDFGTRSTFLYGAALVFAGTVVLGAMRLPRAEPRITALH, encoded by the coding sequence ATGACAGCTCCCGAGGTGACGGCCTTCGCGGCGGGCGGTGCGGACACCGGGCCTGAGCGGAGGGGGCGCAACGCCCTGGCCGCCACGGTGATCGCCGGGCACGCGCTGAAGCACCTCTACCTGTCCGGCATGCAGTCGATCGTCCTGCCGGAGATCAAGATCGCCTTCGGCCTTAGCGGCACGCAACTGGGGACGCTGGCGACGGTGCGCCAGTTCTCGGGTTGGGCCACGACTATGGGCGCGGGCTACCTGGGGGACCGCTTCAGCAGCCGCACCGGGCTGATGCTGGCGGCCTCCATGACGCTGATGGGGGGCGCGTACTTCCTGGTGGGGCTGTCGTCCGGGTTCGCCTTCCTTTTCGTCGCCTTGCTGCTGGCCGGCATCGGGCCTTCGATGTACCATCCGCCCGCCATCGGGGCGCTGTCACGCAAGTTTCCCGACCGGCGGGCGCTCGCCATTTCGCTCCACGGCACCGGCGGAAGCGTCGGCGAAGCGCTGGGGCCGGTCGTCGCCTCGGGCCTGCTCCTGCTGCTCACCTGGCGTGGCCTGCTGCAGCTCAGCCTGCTGCCGGCGCTGGTGGCCGCCTTCCTGGTCTGGCGGGTCATGTCGAACCTGAAGTTGGACGAAGGCGGGGTCGAGTCCTTCCTGCATTACGTGCGGTCGCTGCTGACGTTGCTGGCCAACAAGGCGCTGCTACTGCTGGTGCTGATCACGGCCCTGCGGAGCATGGGCCAGAGCTCGATCACGATCTTCCTGCCGGTGTACCTGCGGGAGGACCTGGACTACTCTGCGACGTCGGTAGGGCTGTACCTGTCGCTGGCGCAGTTCGTCGGCATCGGGTCGCAGCCGGTCATGGGGTATCTATCGGACCGCCTGGGGCACAAGACGGTGCTCCTGCCGGCGATGGCGGCGCTGGGCGCGCTGTGCATCCTCCTCCGTTTCGCCGAGGGAGAAGCGGCGCTTGTCCTGACGGTAGTCGCGCTGGGCGCATTCCTTTACTCGCTGCACTCGATTTTCATTTCGGCGGCGATCGGCGTCGTGGGCGAGTCGTCGCAGGCGACGACGGTGTCGCTGATCTACGCCGCGAGCTTCCTGGGGACGCTATCGCCAATCGTGGCGGGTGTGCTGGCGGACGACTTCGGGACGCGCAGTACTTTCCTCTACGGCGCCGCGTTGGTCTTCGCGGGCACCGTGGTCCTCGGCGCCATGCGCCTGCCGCGCGCCGAGCCGAGGATTACGGCGCTTCACTGA